Proteins found in one Cobetia sp. L2A1 genomic segment:
- a CDS encoding peroxiredoxin has product MSVSVGQPIPDFTSQATSNTVVTPASLKGQQFVIYFYPKDNTPGCTTEGGDFRDHLKDFEATNTVILGVSRDSLRTHENFREKQGYPFELISDPDEILCGIFDVIHLKKFMGKESMGVVRSTFLIDAEGILAREWRSVKVKGHVEEVLEAARELNTPK; this is encoded by the coding sequence ATGAGCGTTAGCGTCGGCCAGCCAATTCCCGATTTCACTTCTCAGGCCACCAGCAATACCGTGGTCACGCCCGCCAGCCTCAAGGGACAGCAATTCGTCATCTATTTCTACCCGAAGGATAATACCCCGGGCTGTACCACCGAAGGCGGCGACTTCCGCGACCACCTGAAAGACTTCGAGGCCACTAACACCGTCATTCTTGGCGTTTCTCGCGACAGCTTGCGCACTCATGAAAACTTCCGCGAGAAGCAGGGCTATCCGTTTGAACTGATCAGCGACCCGGACGAGATCCTGTGCGGCATCTTTGACGTCATTCATCTCAAAAAATTCATGGGCAAGGAAAGCATGGGCGTTGTGCGCTCTACCTTCCTGATCGACGCTGAAGGCATTCTGGCGCGCGAATGGCGCAGCGTGAAGGTCAAGGGTCACGTCGAGGAAGTGCTGGAAGCGGCTCGCGAGCTGAACACACCGAAGTGA
- a CDS encoding M48 family metalloprotease: MSLLSHLRRSASSLQATVRPSSVGLSGVLLGILLLGTPAVSVSAAAQNDYGLPDLGSASGGISNNDEYRIGRAWLRQFRAHVREWDDPITLDWIGGLVRQLAPWSELDDRNFIVTLVASSQLNAFAVPGGVVGVNTGLFAFAPDRDAFASVLAHELGHLSQHHFARNMERQAETRLPTLAGFLAGMVIAAGGGGSAGIAAMAGTQAAAISDQLAYSRRFEQEADRVGIEAMSRAGLDPEAMPRMFRAMQRMASLQGGNAPEFLLTHPVTEARIGDTQARADAMPTVTPDPLSELGYSLVRARALLALNLRQPEQGLIALREDNPDPEAIAYYQALALAENNQTDKALAALDRLHEKHPDLTMISASAVEVVRDARRYDEATTRAKRLLRLQPDYLPARLALAEVTLQQDPPAARQQLEAMLRDHPDDPKIWSLASEASGRSGHNAEAFLYRAEFDQLEGRMDRAFAQLKLADEAARKDDDFGMANRISARREDFKGYRNAIDNF, from the coding sequence ATGTCGCTGCTGTCCCATCTGAGACGTTCCGCATCATCATTACAGGCGACCGTACGCCCCTCGAGCGTGGGCTTGTCGGGTGTATTGCTCGGCATTCTTCTGCTCGGCACGCCGGCTGTCAGCGTATCGGCTGCCGCCCAGAACGACTATGGCCTACCAGACTTGGGCAGCGCCAGCGGGGGCATTTCCAACAACGATGAATACCGTATCGGACGCGCTTGGTTGCGCCAGTTCCGCGCTCATGTCCGCGAATGGGATGACCCCATCACGCTGGACTGGATCGGTGGATTGGTCCGCCAGCTAGCTCCGTGGAGCGAACTGGATGATCGTAACTTCATCGTTACGCTGGTCGCCAGTAGTCAGCTCAACGCATTCGCCGTGCCCGGTGGTGTCGTCGGAGTCAATACCGGCCTGTTCGCCTTTGCACCAGACCGCGATGCCTTCGCCTCCGTGCTGGCACACGAACTGGGCCACCTCTCCCAGCACCACTTCGCGCGCAACATGGAGCGTCAGGCTGAAACTCGCCTACCGACGCTGGCGGGTTTCCTCGCCGGCATGGTGATCGCCGCTGGCGGGGGTGGTTCGGCCGGCATTGCTGCCATGGCTGGCACACAGGCTGCCGCCATTTCTGATCAGCTGGCCTATTCACGACGCTTCGAGCAGGAAGCTGACCGTGTCGGCATTGAAGCCATGTCTCGCGCAGGCCTCGACCCAGAAGCCATGCCGAGGATGTTCCGTGCCATGCAGCGTATGGCGAGCCTGCAAGGAGGCAATGCACCAGAATTCCTACTAACCCACCCAGTGACAGAGGCGCGCATCGGTGACACCCAAGCTCGTGCCGATGCCATGCCAACCGTCACGCCAGACCCACTCTCGGAGCTAGGTTATTCACTCGTACGGGCTCGTGCGCTGCTGGCACTGAACCTGCGCCAACCGGAGCAGGGGTTGATCGCGTTACGCGAAGACAATCCTGATCCAGAGGCCATTGCCTACTATCAGGCGCTGGCTCTGGCCGAAAACAATCAGACCGACAAGGCGCTGGCAGCGCTGGATCGCCTGCACGAGAAACACCCTGACCTGACGATGATCAGCGCCAGTGCGGTGGAAGTCGTCCGCGATGCACGCCGCTACGATGAGGCCACCACGCGTGCCAAGCGTCTGTTGCGCCTGCAGCCCGACTACCTTCCGGCACGCTTGGCACTTGCCGAAGTCACCTTGCAGCAAGATCCTCCTGCGGCTCGTCAGCAACTTGAAGCCATGTTGCGCGATCACCCCGACGATCCCAAGATCTGGAGTCTTGCCTCCGAAGCCAGTGGGCGCAGCGGGCACAATGCGGAAGCCTTCCTCTACCGCGCCGAGTTTGATCAGCTGGAAGGGCGCATGGACCGTGCCTTTGCCCAGTTGAAGCTGGCGGATGAAGCTGCACGCAAGGACGACGACTTTGGAATGGCTAACCGTATCAGCGCCCGTCGTGAGGACTTCAAGGGCTATCGCAATGCCATCGACAACTTCTGA
- a CDS encoding AI-2E family transporter, which translates to MTMKTLLRGWIERYFSDEEAVVLFLVLVLVFAAVILLGSMLAPFFTALVVAFLLQSGVSWLERRGLPRLASVTLMTLVFMGIMLASALILLPLVWHQLANLIQEIPGMFASSQRWLDELQHRFPSLITPELVQQWVGAAGRELTQFGQRAVSLSLASLGNLMGLVIYLVLVPILVFFMLKDRERLVDFTLALLPNKRLLMSRVWNEMDDQIANFVRGKVIEIVIVGGISYVTFVVFGLPYSALLAIVVGFSVLIPYIGAAGATLPVAAVAGFHFGLGDTFMYVMIAYGIIQALDGNVLVPLLFSEAVNLHPVAIILAVLFFGGIWGFWGVFFAIPLATLMKSLLYAWPRRARAEENRL; encoded by the coding sequence ATGACCATGAAGACCCTGTTGCGCGGCTGGATCGAGCGCTATTTCTCCGACGAGGAGGCGGTGGTCCTGTTTCTGGTGCTGGTGCTGGTTTTTGCCGCCGTTATCCTGCTTGGCAGTATGCTGGCGCCATTTTTCACTGCGCTGGTCGTGGCCTTCCTGCTACAGAGCGGTGTGAGCTGGCTGGAGCGTCGTGGCCTGCCGCGTTTGGCGTCAGTGACGCTGATGACGCTGGTATTCATGGGTATCATGTTGGCTAGCGCGCTGATCCTGTTGCCGTTGGTCTGGCATCAGTTGGCCAATCTGATTCAGGAAATCCCCGGCATGTTTGCCTCCAGTCAGCGTTGGCTGGATGAGCTGCAGCATCGCTTCCCGAGCCTGATCACACCGGAGCTGGTGCAGCAGTGGGTCGGGGCCGCAGGTCGTGAACTGACACAATTCGGCCAGCGTGCCGTCTCGTTGTCGTTGGCGTCGCTCGGCAATCTGATGGGATTGGTGATCTACCTCGTGCTGGTACCGATTCTGGTGTTCTTCATGCTCAAGGACCGCGAGCGGCTAGTGGACTTCACGCTGGCATTATTGCCGAACAAGCGCTTGCTGATGAGTCGCGTCTGGAACGAGATGGATGATCAGATTGCCAACTTCGTGCGCGGTAAAGTCATTGAGATCGTTATCGTCGGCGGTATCAGCTATGTCACCTTCGTGGTGTTCGGGCTGCCGTACTCGGCATTGCTGGCAATAGTGGTCGGCTTCTCAGTGCTGATTCCTTACATCGGGGCTGCCGGCGCGACGCTGCCGGTCGCCGCAGTCGCAGGGTTCCACTTCGGGCTGGGGGATACCTTCATGTATGTGATGATCGCCTACGGCATCATTCAGGCGCTGGATGGCAATGTACTGGTACCGCTGCTGTTCTCCGAGGCAGTCAATCTACATCCGGTGGCCATCATTCTCGCGGTGCTGTTCTTCGGTGGCATCTGGGGCTTCTGGGGCGTGTTCTTTGCCATTCCGCTGGCAACCCTGATGAAGTCGTTGCTATACGCCTGGCCGCGCCGTGCGCGTGCCGAGGAAAACCGGCTCTGA
- the rluB gene encoding 23S rRNA pseudouridine(2605) synthase RluB — MLEDEKVQKVLARSGLGSRREMEVAISAGRVKVNGKVAQLGDRIGPHHQVSLDDRPQNLKGAEESARRVIMYNKPEGELCTRKDPEGRRTVFERLPRLKGERWIAIGRLDINTSGLLLFTTDGELANRLMHPSTQIEREYAVRVMGEVKREHVVNMVSGVMLEDGPARFTDVQEFGGEGINSWFHVVIMEGRNREVRRLWDSQGLTVSRLKRVRYGTIFLDKRARAGEWVELEQSEIDELSTMSGLEHRKAPALTPDEQNRWSRDKQKRRPVRAMKKPPQSTRKPR, encoded by the coding sequence CTGCTTGAAGACGAGAAGGTGCAGAAGGTGTTGGCGCGTTCTGGTCTCGGCTCGCGTCGTGAGATGGAAGTCGCGATCAGCGCAGGCCGCGTCAAGGTCAATGGCAAGGTTGCTCAGCTGGGTGATCGTATCGGGCCGCATCATCAGGTCAGCCTCGATGACCGTCCGCAGAACCTCAAGGGTGCTGAGGAAAGTGCACGCCGCGTCATCATGTACAACAAGCCGGAAGGCGAGCTGTGCACGCGTAAAGACCCGGAAGGTCGTCGTACGGTCTTCGAGCGTCTTCCGCGCCTGAAAGGTGAGCGTTGGATTGCGATCGGTCGCCTCGACATCAATACCAGTGGTCTGTTGCTGTTCACCACTGATGGTGAGCTGGCCAACCGCTTGATGCATCCGTCGACCCAGATTGAGCGCGAGTACGCTGTGCGCGTCATGGGCGAGGTCAAGCGCGAGCACGTCGTCAATATGGTCAGCGGTGTCATGTTGGAAGATGGCCCTGCGCGCTTTACTGATGTGCAGGAGTTTGGCGGCGAAGGCATCAATAGCTGGTTCCACGTCGTCATCATGGAAGGCCGTAACCGGGAAGTTCGCCGTCTGTGGGACTCCCAGGGATTGACCGTCAGCCGTCTGAAGCGTGTCCGTTACGGCACCATCTTCCTCGACAAGCGGGCACGGGCTGGCGAGTGGGTGGAGCTGGAGCAAAGCGAAATCGATGAGCTATCCACGATGTCAGGTCTTGAACATCGCAAGGCGCCGGCACTGACACCGGATGAGCAGAACCGCTGGAGCCGCGACAAGCAAAAGCGTCGTCCGGTGCGTGCGATGAAGAAGCCGCCGCAGAGCACTCGCAAGCCGCGCTAA
- a CDS encoding DEAD/DEAH box helicase, with amino-acid sequence MFELRPYQYEAVRRTVEHFRATDEAGVIVLPTGSGKSLVIAELARIARGRVLVLAHVRELVEQNHAKYEAYELEADIFSAGLKRKQATRQVVFGSVQSVVRNLDAFSPTAYEPAFTLLVIDECHRVSLEKDASYRKVIAHLRERNPRLKVLGLTATPFRLGQGFIYHRHYHGMVRGDDDCFFRDCVFEQPLRLMVRQGFLSEPKRIDVAVARYDFSQLAPGIGGSFKEEELNDVVQGSRATPGIVLDIVAQARERRGVMVFCSTVEHAEEVTGLLPEGEAALITGTTHGDERERLITAFKAQQLKYLVNVAVLTTGFDAPHVDMIAILRPTESVSLYQQIIGRGLRLSPGKSDCLILDYAGNPWDLYAPEVATPKPAGDTEPVQVECPVCGNANLFWGRKDGDLVIEHFGRRCQGLVEPSALLGAAEPRHEAEPVPGNDGSPVKATKLVQCDFRYRAKACPQCGEANDIAARHCHGCQARLVDPDDKLRDALKLRDARVLRVSGWQLEETRNGRGLPRLKVTYFDEDGTDLSEWFALETAPQRHAFRLSFLARHLRAPGSDWAPKNIAEVLAGEGRLKAPDFVIGRKSGRYWQIRDKLFDYAGRYRTGIAAG; translated from the coding sequence ATGTTTGAGCTGCGCCCTTATCAGTACGAAGCCGTTCGACGCACCGTCGAGCACTTTCGCGCCACTGATGAAGCGGGTGTCATCGTGCTGCCGACAGGTAGTGGCAAGTCGCTTGTCATCGCTGAGCTAGCGCGCATCGCGCGTGGGCGGGTGCTGGTGCTGGCGCACGTGCGTGAGCTGGTCGAGCAGAACCACGCCAAGTACGAGGCCTACGAACTCGAAGCCGATATCTTCAGCGCAGGCCTCAAGCGTAAACAGGCCACGCGACAGGTGGTGTTCGGCTCGGTGCAATCGGTGGTGCGTAACCTTGATGCCTTTAGTCCTACCGCATATGAGCCTGCTTTCACGCTGCTGGTGATCGATGAATGTCACCGTGTCTCGCTGGAGAAAGATGCCAGCTATCGCAAGGTGATTGCCCACCTGCGTGAGCGCAATCCACGCCTCAAGGTATTGGGGTTGACCGCGACTCCCTTTCGATTGGGGCAGGGGTTCATCTATCACCGCCACTATCACGGCATGGTGCGTGGCGATGACGACTGCTTCTTTCGTGACTGTGTGTTCGAGCAGCCACTGCGATTGATGGTGCGGCAGGGCTTTTTGAGCGAACCGAAGCGTATTGATGTCGCCGTGGCGCGCTACGACTTCTCGCAACTTGCGCCAGGCATTGGTGGCAGCTTCAAGGAAGAGGAACTCAATGACGTCGTGCAGGGCTCACGCGCCACACCCGGCATCGTGTTGGATATCGTCGCGCAGGCGCGTGAGCGACGTGGCGTAATGGTGTTCTGTTCTACCGTCGAGCATGCTGAGGAAGTGACTGGCTTGCTGCCCGAAGGCGAGGCGGCATTGATTACCGGTACTACGCACGGCGATGAACGTGAGCGGTTGATTACGGCGTTCAAGGCGCAGCAGCTCAAGTATCTGGTCAATGTAGCCGTGCTGACGACGGGCTTTGATGCACCGCATGTGGACATGATCGCCATTCTGCGACCGACGGAATCGGTCAGTCTCTATCAGCAGATCATCGGTCGCGGCCTGCGCCTCAGTCCCGGCAAGTCCGACTGCCTGATTCTTGATTATGCGGGCAACCCCTGGGATCTCTACGCGCCGGAAGTGGCGACCCCCAAGCCGGCAGGTGACACCGAACCAGTTCAGGTCGAGTGTCCGGTGTGTGGCAACGCCAATCTCTTCTGGGGGCGCAAGGACGGAGATCTGGTCATCGAGCACTTCGGGCGACGCTGTCAGGGGTTGGTCGAGCCATCCGCACTGCTGGGCGCAGCGGAGCCTAGGCACGAGGCTGAGCCTGTGCCAGGCAACGATGGCTCGCCGGTCAAGGCCACCAAGTTGGTGCAATGCGATTTTCGTTACCGTGCCAAGGCTTGCCCACAGTGTGGGGAAGCCAACGACATTGCCGCACGCCACTGTCATGGCTGTCAGGCACGATTGGTCGATCCCGATGACAAGCTACGCGATGCACTCAAGCTACGTGACGCTCGAGTGTTACGCGTCAGCGGCTGGCAGTTGGAAGAGACGCGCAATGGGCGTGGCCTGCCACGCCTCAAGGTCACTTATTTTGATGAAGATGGTACTGACCTCTCCGAATGGTTCGCGCTGGAAACGGCGCCACAACGACATGCGTTCCGGTTGAGCTTCCTTGCCCGTCATCTGCGTGCGCCGGGCAGTGATTGGGCACCCAAGAACATTGCCGAGGTACTGGCGGGAGAGGGGCGGCTCAAGGCGCCCGACTTCGTCATCGGGCGCAAGAGCGGCCGTTACTGGCAGATTCGCGACAAGTTGTTCGACTATGCTGGCCGTTATCGTACGGGTATCGCGGCAGGCTGA
- a CDS encoding segregation and condensation protein A yields MSDLLDGASFVLADGHHSAPLVATPVAASAVLARVNDTALTEMPQDLYIPPEALRVFLETFEGPLDLLLYLIRRQNLDILAINVAAITHQYIEYVELMHAMQIDLAGEYLLMAAMLAEIKSRSLLPRQPSQNDDESEEDPRAELIRRLQEYEQTKLAAEELDTLPRQGRDWFIATADLPELETHVAHPDVDLSELLGALSGLLRQADLVQAHTISREVMSTRERMLIIMNLLTHEHFTPFERLFTLEEGRAGVVVSFMAILELAKESLIEIVQNAPLSPIHVRARTPEPDGGDNDWLAQEFGDEHEVAPGQGAFDEPLPADADQIDAGQRDERQNDAASSLSPQSDEQENAAS; encoded by the coding sequence ATGAGCGACCTGCTCGATGGCGCAAGCTTTGTCCTGGCCGATGGACATCACTCCGCACCGCTTGTTGCCACCCCTGTTGCGGCATCGGCTGTGCTGGCGCGCGTCAACGACACGGCGCTCACCGAGATGCCGCAAGACCTCTATATTCCGCCTGAGGCACTGCGCGTGTTTCTCGAGACTTTCGAGGGGCCACTGGATCTACTGCTATATCTCATCCGTCGTCAGAACCTCGATATTCTCGCGATCAATGTCGCTGCCATCACGCATCAGTACATCGAATACGTTGAGCTGATGCATGCCATGCAGATTGATCTGGCAGGTGAATATCTGCTGATGGCCGCCATGTTGGCCGAGATAAAGTCGCGCAGCTTGTTGCCGCGCCAGCCGAGTCAGAACGACGACGAGAGTGAAGAGGATCCGCGTGCCGAGCTGATCCGCCGTTTGCAGGAATACGAGCAGACCAAGCTGGCAGCTGAAGAGCTGGATACCCTGCCGCGTCAAGGGCGTGACTGGTTTATCGCGACGGCAGATCTGCCTGAGCTCGAGACGCACGTGGCGCATCCTGATGTCGATCTTTCCGAGCTGTTAGGTGCACTGTCTGGTCTTCTGCGTCAGGCAGATCTCGTGCAGGCGCATACGATCTCGCGTGAGGTGATGTCGACCCGCGAACGTATGCTGATCATCATGAATCTATTGACGCATGAGCACTTCACTCCCTTCGAGCGGTTGTTCACGCTGGAGGAAGGACGTGCTGGTGTCGTTGTCAGCTTCATGGCGATCCTGGAGTTGGCCAAGGAGTCGCTGATCGAAATCGTGCAGAATGCGCCGCTGTCACCCATCCATGTGCGTGCACGCACGCCGGAGCCTGATGGTGGCGATAATGATTGGCTAGCGCAGGAATTCGGCGACGAGCATGAGGTAGCCCCGGGACAGGGAGCTTTCGATGAGCCACTTCCTGCGGATGCTGATCAGATTGATGCTGGTCAACGTGATGAACGTCAGAACGATGCAGCCTCCTCCCTTTCCCCTCAATCCGACGAGCAGGAGAACGCGGCGTCATGA
- a CDS encoding tryptophan--tRNA ligase (catalyzes a two-step reaction, first charging a tryptophan molecule by linking its carboxyl group to the alpha-phosphate of ATP, followed by transfer of the aminoacyl-adenylate to its tRNA), with translation MSATDTSARLVSGLRPTGHLQLGHYQAVIRRWTELQYHHDAYFLVADWNALAVSGHAPHEIEQYSWAMVIDCLACGVNPKLSTLFIQSWVPELTDIHMILASVTPKAWLERLPSYREIVADLGEQQGASLAMLSAPLMQAADILALRGEVVPAGPEQRAHIEFTREVARRFNHRYGRDAGFEEQAERAIARLGKKSGRRYREWLNAYQKEGDLEAFERARGLLAEQDKLNRHQQERLLGYLEGGGRRILGEPEHWQSETPPLLGMELNASGGSRDGAIFLRSNRREIEACVREMPTDPARVRRSDPGDPERCPLWSLHESFTPESDRQWAANGCRDASIGCLDCKGCLIEHIDATLAPIRDRAEELEGNHGKVRTLMTEGAERARDTVRDTLDELRRVIGLTYR, from the coding sequence GTGAGTGCCACCGATACCTCGGCCAGGCTTGTGTCCGGTTTACGCCCCACCGGACACCTGCAACTCGGACACTATCAAGCAGTGATCCGGCGCTGGACCGAACTGCAATACCATCATGATGCCTATTTTCTGGTCGCCGATTGGAATGCGCTGGCGGTTAGCGGCCATGCACCTCACGAAATCGAGCAGTACAGCTGGGCGATGGTTATCGATTGCCTCGCCTGTGGCGTCAATCCCAAGTTATCGACGCTATTCATTCAGTCGTGGGTGCCAGAGCTCACCGACATCCACATGATTCTGGCCAGCGTCACACCCAAGGCATGGCTGGAGCGCCTGCCCAGCTATCGGGAAATAGTCGCGGACCTCGGTGAGCAGCAGGGCGCCAGCCTTGCCATGCTCAGTGCCCCCCTGATGCAAGCCGCCGATATTCTGGCGCTGAGGGGGGAGGTAGTGCCGGCCGGCCCCGAGCAGCGCGCGCATATCGAGTTCACCCGTGAAGTGGCACGGCGCTTCAATCATCGCTATGGCCGTGATGCCGGCTTTGAGGAACAGGCCGAGCGGGCCATCGCCCGGCTGGGTAAAAAGAGTGGCCGTCGCTATCGCGAATGGCTGAACGCCTACCAGAAAGAGGGTGACCTCGAAGCATTTGAGCGCGCTCGTGGTTTGCTGGCTGAGCAAGACAAGCTCAATCGCCATCAGCAGGAGCGTCTGCTGGGCTATCTGGAAGGTGGAGGGCGACGTATTCTGGGTGAGCCGGAACACTGGCAAAGCGAGACGCCACCGCTGTTGGGGATGGAGCTCAATGCTAGTGGTGGCTCCCGAGATGGTGCGATCTTCCTGCGCAGCAACCGCCGTGAAATCGAGGCCTGTGTCCGTGAGATGCCAACGGACCCCGCGCGTGTTCGACGTAGTGACCCCGGCGACCCTGAGCGCTGCCCGCTGTGGAGCTTGCATGAGAGCTTTACGCCTGAATCTGACCGTCAGTGGGCCGCCAACGGCTGCCGCGATGCCAGTATCGGCTGTCTGGACTGCAAGGGCTGCCTGATCGAGCATATTGATGCCACGCTAGCGCCGATACGCGATCGCGCCGAGGAGCTTGAAGGCAATCACGGCAAGGTGCGCACATTGATGACGGAAGGGGCTGAACGTGCCCGTGATACCGTGCGCGATACGCTGGATGAGCTGAGGCGCGTCATTGGGCTAACCTACCGGTAA
- the nadA gene encoding quinolinate synthase NadA — protein MNSLTYATPGREAHNAVREQVREHLARAYCPTRPAEEDAALIKEIKQLLIERDAALVAHYYCDDAIQQLAEETGGCVADSLEMARFGARHEASTLIVAGVRFMGETSKILSPEKRVLMPTLEATCSLDLGCPEDEFAAFCDAHPERIVVVYANTSAAVKARADWVVTSSIAVDVIEHLHAQGEKIIWAPDKHLGGYVQQQTGADMLLWDGACIVHDEFRAQGITDLLKVYPDAAVLVHPESPQAVVELADVVGSTSQLIKAAVELPQQQLIVATDRGIFFKMQQAAPDKQLFEAPTAGNGATCKSCAHCPWMAMNGLENLAAVLRRDAAQANPEEVFVDDGLRTRALKPLTRMLEFNRR, from the coding sequence ATGAATAGCCTGACATACGCCACGCCGGGTCGTGAGGCCCACAATGCTGTCCGTGAGCAGGTGCGCGAGCACCTGGCCCGCGCTTATTGCCCGACCCGCCCTGCAGAAGAAGATGCCGCGCTGATCAAGGAGATCAAGCAGCTGCTGATCGAGCGAGATGCTGCGCTGGTTGCGCATTACTACTGCGATGACGCCATCCAGCAGCTTGCCGAGGAAACCGGCGGCTGTGTGGCCGACTCTCTCGAGATGGCCCGCTTTGGTGCCCGCCACGAGGCGTCGACGCTGATTGTCGCGGGCGTACGCTTCATGGGCGAGACGTCCAAGATTCTGTCGCCCGAGAAGCGTGTGCTGATGCCAACGCTTGAGGCGACCTGCTCATTGGATCTCGGTTGCCCGGAAGACGAATTCGCGGCTTTTTGTGATGCACACCCAGAGCGCATCGTGGTGGTCTATGCCAATACGTCGGCCGCCGTGAAGGCGCGCGCCGATTGGGTGGTGACCTCTTCGATTGCCGTCGATGTGATTGAGCACCTGCATGCGCAGGGCGAGAAAATCATCTGGGCGCCGGACAAGCATCTGGGTGGCTACGTTCAGCAGCAGACGGGCGCCGACATGCTGTTGTGGGATGGGGCCTGTATCGTTCACGACGAGTTTCGTGCCCAAGGCATCACGGATCTGCTCAAGGTCTATCCGGACGCCGCGGTGCTGGTGCACCCGGAGTCGCCGCAGGCGGTGGTAGAGCTGGCGGACGTGGTGGGCTCTACCTCCCAGCTGATCAAGGCGGCCGTGGAGTTGCCTCAGCAGCAGCTGATTGTCGCAACCGACCGCGGCATCTTCTTCAAGATGCAGCAGGCCGCGCCGGACAAGCAGTTGTTTGAGGCACCGACCGCCGGCAATGGTGCGACCTGCAAGAGTTGCGCGCATTGCCCGTGGATGGCGATGAACGGCCTGGAGAACCTGGCGGCCGTGCTACGGCGCGATGCGGCTCAGGCTAACCCTGAGGAAGTCTTTGTCGATGACGGCCTGCGTACGCGCGCGCTGAAGCCGCTGACGCGCATGTTGGAGTTTAACCGGCGCTAG
- a CDS encoding sulfurtransferase TusA family protein gives MASERPTAETANPMTDSKSGTNARHLDARGLHCPLPLLRTKLTLASMVAGEQLEVLASDAGAWGDIPAYLALSDHSLISREETASGDYRFLIAVQSEEIPS, from the coding sequence ATGGCATCCGAACGACCTACCGCTGAGACTGCGAATCCGATGACTGACTCAAAATCTGGTACCAACGCTCGACATCTTGATGCGCGCGGACTGCATTGTCCGCTGCCATTGCTGCGTACCAAACTCACACTGGCCAGTATGGTCGCTGGTGAGCAGCTTGAAGTGTTGGCCAGTGATGCTGGTGCCTGGGGGGATATCCCGGCGTATCTGGCACTGAGCGATCACTCGTTGATCTCCCGTGAGGAAACCGCGAGCGGAGACTATCGCTTTCTGATCGCCGTGCAGTCCGAGGAAATCCCATCATGA
- the dapA gene encoding 4-hydroxy-tetrahydrodipicolinate synthase, translating into MITGSIVALATPMKATGEIDWDALRKLVGFHLDNGTDAIVAAGTTGEPTTMSFAEHFDVIRCVVETVAGKIPVIAGTGANATSEAVELARYAKEVGADYCLSVAPYYNKPTQEGLYQHFKAVAEQAGIPVILYNVPGRTCSDIYNETVFRLAELDNIVGLKDATGNLERGQELIDRLKDTDFALYSGDDATACDFILMGGHGDISVTANVAPRLMHEMCAAAVAGDAERAHQINTRLMPLHSALGVESNPIPVKYAMHRMGIAPEAGIRLPMTWLSDQYHSTVDEALQLAEVSS; encoded by the coding sequence ATGATCACAGGTAGCATTGTCGCACTGGCGACCCCGATGAAAGCCACCGGCGAGATCGACTGGGACGCCCTGCGCAAGCTGGTCGGTTTTCACCTCGATAACGGTACCGATGCCATTGTGGCTGCTGGCACTACCGGTGAGCCGACCACGATGTCCTTCGCGGAGCATTTCGATGTGATCCGCTGTGTGGTTGAAACGGTCGCTGGCAAGATTCCGGTGATTGCCGGTACGGGTGCCAACGCCACCTCTGAAGCAGTTGAACTGGCACGTTACGCCAAGGAAGTGGGCGCTGATTATTGCCTGTCCGTCGCGCCGTATTACAACAAGCCGACTCAGGAAGGTCTGTATCAGCACTTCAAGGCCGTGGCAGAGCAGGCGGGTATTCCGGTCATCCTGTACAACGTGCCTGGCCGTACCTGCTCCGATATCTACAACGAGACGGTCTTCCGTCTTGCTGAACTCGACAACATCGTCGGCCTCAAGGATGCCACCGGTAATCTGGAACGTGGTCAGGAGCTGATTGATCGCCTCAAGGATACTGATTTCGCGCTTTATTCCGGCGATGACGCAACGGCCTGTGACTTCATCCTGATGGGTGGCCATGGCGATATCTCCGTGACTGCCAACGTCGCACCGCGCCTGATGCACGAGATGTGTGCTGCCGCGGTGGCCGGCGATGCAGAGCGCGCTCATCAGATCAACACGCGTCTGATGCCGCTGCACTCCGCCCTGGGCGTCGAGTCCAACCCGATTCCCGTCAAGTACGCCATGCACCGCATGGGTATCGCACCGGAAGCGGGCATACGTCTGCCGATGACGTGGCTGTCCGATCAATATCACTCTACGGTCGATGAAGCACTGCAACTGGCTGAGGTATCTAGCTAA